From a single Cyclobacterium marinum DSM 745 genomic region:
- a CDS encoding DNA topoisomerase 3 → MKVCIAEKPSVAREIAAVLGANHRHEGYYEGNGYIVTYTFGHFCTLLEPNDYEPHWKGWHLSHLPMLPEKFKTKIVNNPGVKKQFDIVKKLFDTATLVINCGDAGQEGELIQRWVIEQAGYKGEVKRLWISSLTTEAIKEGFDKLQPSAKYDNLYYAGYSRAIGDWLLGMNATRLYTVKHGGYKQVLSIGRVQTPTLAMIVNRFKEIQNFQPQPYWELQTLYRETVFNCEEGKFLKKEDGETFANQVKENDFEVVSVAKKKGREYAPKLFDLTGLQVHCNNKFGLSADETLKIAQKLYEQKLITYPRVDTTFLPNDIYPKAPGILEKLTKFRSLTQPILGKKLKKSTKVFNDKKVTDHHAMIPTGMQASLHDNQLKVYDIITKRFIAVFYDDCTVDNTTVLGKVGTVPFKARGKVILEKGWRVVFETADGKEKKEKDELPLFKKGEKGPHEPSFLEKETKAPKQYTEATLLRGMETAGKQVDDEEMRDLMKENGIGRPSTRANIIETLFRRQYIERNKKQILPTETGVQLIDIIKNNLLTSAELTGQWEKQLKEIEKGKFHAGSFVVNMKKMVANLVYDVLREQSHTKIAHTTENKLPEKEKSATTLVGQPCPKCKNGSLLKGNSSYGCSAYNKGCDFLLPFSFEGKTISENQYLRLIKKGSTVNLKGFKTATGDKEGLIRFNEKFQLVLVEKKVANSAASKKTPLVILCPLCNKGTIIRGKTAYGCSAYKEGCDFRYSFDTLREKANKKPLTVELVTSLLKESVVG, encoded by the coding sequence ATGAAAGTTTGTATTGCAGAAAAGCCAAGTGTCGCCCGTGAAATAGCGGCTGTTCTAGGAGCTAATCATAGGCATGAGGGGTACTATGAAGGCAACGGATATATCGTTACCTATACTTTTGGGCACTTTTGCACCTTATTGGAGCCGAACGATTACGAACCTCATTGGAAGGGTTGGCACCTCAGTCACCTTCCTATGCTTCCTGAAAAATTCAAAACTAAAATTGTTAATAATCCGGGAGTCAAGAAGCAATTTGACATTGTAAAAAAGCTATTTGATACAGCTACACTGGTGATCAACTGTGGTGATGCCGGCCAAGAAGGAGAGTTGATTCAACGATGGGTAATTGAACAAGCGGGGTATAAAGGGGAAGTCAAACGCTTATGGATTTCATCTTTGACCACAGAGGCCATCAAAGAAGGCTTTGACAAATTGCAACCCTCGGCGAAATACGATAATTTGTATTATGCTGGTTATTCCCGAGCAATCGGAGATTGGTTGTTAGGAATGAATGCCACCCGGTTATATACGGTTAAACATGGTGGGTACAAACAAGTGCTGTCAATTGGCAGAGTTCAAACGCCTACACTGGCCATGATCGTTAATCGGTTTAAAGAAATTCAAAATTTCCAGCCACAACCCTACTGGGAACTACAAACCCTGTATAGAGAGACTGTATTTAACTGTGAAGAAGGGAAATTTTTAAAGAAAGAAGACGGGGAGACTTTTGCCAACCAGGTCAAAGAAAATGACTTTGAAGTCGTCTCAGTTGCTAAGAAAAAAGGAAGGGAATATGCACCTAAGCTTTTTGACTTAACAGGATTACAGGTGCATTGTAATAATAAGTTTGGCCTTTCTGCCGATGAAACGCTCAAAATCGCACAGAAACTATACGAACAAAAATTAATCACCTACCCAAGAGTTGACACCACTTTTCTACCGAACGATATTTACCCCAAAGCACCAGGAATATTAGAGAAGCTAACGAAATTTAGGTCGTTGACTCAACCCATTTTGGGGAAGAAATTAAAAAAGTCTACTAAGGTTTTCAATGACAAAAAAGTAACCGATCACCATGCCATGATTCCTACAGGCATGCAGGCTAGTTTACACGACAATCAGCTAAAAGTCTATGATATCATTACCAAGCGTTTCATCGCAGTGTTTTATGACGACTGTACAGTGGACAATACCACCGTATTAGGAAAAGTAGGTACGGTCCCGTTTAAAGCAAGAGGAAAGGTGATTTTAGAAAAAGGCTGGAGGGTTGTTTTTGAAACTGCAGATGGCAAAGAAAAAAAGGAGAAAGACGAGCTCCCGCTTTTTAAAAAAGGGGAAAAAGGGCCACATGAACCTTCTTTCCTAGAGAAAGAAACCAAAGCTCCAAAACAGTATACAGAAGCAACTTTGCTAAGAGGCATGGAGACTGCCGGTAAACAAGTGGACGATGAAGAGATGCGAGACTTAATGAAAGAGAATGGCATAGGTCGCCCTTCTACTCGGGCAAATATCATTGAAACACTGTTTAGACGACAATACATTGAACGTAATAAGAAGCAAATTTTGCCCACTGAAACTGGAGTGCAATTGATCGATATTATTAAGAATAACTTGCTGACCTCTGCAGAACTTACAGGGCAGTGGGAGAAGCAATTGAAAGAAATAGAAAAAGGGAAATTTCATGCGGGTTCTTTTGTGGTGAACATGAAAAAAATGGTGGCGAATTTGGTCTATGATGTTTTACGGGAACAAAGTCATACTAAAATAGCGCATACCACTGAAAACAAGCTTCCTGAGAAAGAAAAATCAGCAACAACACTTGTGGGACAGCCCTGTCCAAAATGCAAGAATGGGTCGTTGCTAAAAGGAAATTCGAGTTACGGATGCAGCGCTTATAATAAGGGATGTGACTTTTTACTTCCTTTTTCTTTCGAAGGAAAAACTATATCAGAGAATCAATATTTGAGGTTAATTAAGAAAGGATCTACGGTTAATTTAAAGGGATTTAAAACGGCGACTGGAGATAAAGAAGGATTGATACGTTTCAATGAGAAATTTCAACTCGTTTTGGTAGAAAAGAAAGTAGCCAACTCGGCGGCTTCTAAGAAAACTCCTCTTGTCATTTTATGCCCTCTTTGCAATAAAGGAACCATAATAAGAGGGAAAACAGCCTATGGATGCAGCGCCTATAAAGAAGGGTGTGACTTTAGATACTCTTTTGATACCCTCCGGGAAAAAGCGAACAAGAAACCGTTGACTGTTGAGCTGGTGACATCTCTATTGAAGGAGAGTGTAGTTGGTTAA
- a CDS encoding type II toxin-antitoxin system HicB family antitoxin: MKYLDYKGYTGSIEYNHDDNLLYGKVLGIQGLISYEGLTGQELENDFKEAINVYLADCKEAGKTPEKPYKGSFNVRISASLHQKAALLAREAKMSLNNFVAESIRLRVTKEKV, from the coding sequence ATGAAGTATTTAGATTACAAAGGATACACAGGGAGTATTGAGTATAACCATGATGATAATTTACTTTATGGAAAGGTACTCGGTATTCAAGGTTTAATTTCTTATGAAGGCTTAACAGGCCAAGAGTTAGAAAACGATTTTAAAGAAGCGATAAATGTTTATTTAGCTGATTGTAAAGAAGCAGGTAAAACACCGGAGAAACCCTATAAAGGGAGCTTTAATGTTCGTATTTCAGCTTCATTACATCAAAAGGCAGCTTTATTAGCAAGAGAAGCTAAAATGTCTTTAAACAACTTTGTTGCAGAATCCATACGTTTGCGAGTAACAAAAGAAAAAGTATAG